The sequence ACCGATATATTTGACAGTGATATAACAAAACTTAAGGTCAACGCAGGCTATGCTTATAGTTGCAAAACACGggcagtgaaaaataaaacatcaaaattgcTTGCCGAAGAAATGCTTGTGTGAGAAACATTGGATACTGATAATGGATGCAGTAAGTGAGAAGAAAATCTGGAGGAAGCAAGAACATGTTATGAGTGCACAAAAAGGAAGAGAATTGTAATAGATGTACTAAACGTGGTAGACAGTCAATGTCTTGCTCAACAAGAAAGGAACAATCACTGCAAGTTTGACTTAGGCCAAAATAACAACATACCCTACCCATGTAGACCTAGTCGGTTCCAGCTGTTTGATGTACGTATAAGTGAATACGTTTTCATACATTTCATGCAGTAATTACTGCATTCACTGTTGCTAGGTATAGGATCGATAACGCCCAACAGTTCAACACCCTATCCATTAAaagctttttacaaaataaaatctaagTAGCAGAGTGTGACTATCTTAAAAAGTATCACAGTCGGAAAATATTAGCCTACACTACTACTCTTTACGTATTTATAAGCATtgcttttttgtacagtcggcgGAAAGGTGAAAACCCATATTCTAACAAAACGAAGTAACGCATTCGAGGAAATTAATTTCATCacagaaaataaagaaagtgaCTGATTATTGCTGAATTCAGATACCTGGCTGTTATCATGTCGATATATTTTTGTCTTTGGCTGCTTTTTCTTTATAAAGGGACCTTGGCCAGCACTAAGTTTACTAAGTTTCTTCAGTATGTGGATCTCGGAGGGTTTACCTGTCAGGCTGCCCAGATCATTTTTGATGAAAAAGTAGGGACCTTAGCGAAGTGCGTTTTGAAGTGTTACGATGCCACAATGTGTTATGGCGTTTTTTACCAACCTCAAAAATTGAGCTGCGTTGGATGCGAAGAACCGTTTTTCACAGGTGACGTCGCACTGCTACTAAATGGCACACGGTATTATAGACGTCAAAGTAAGTGTCTTAtctcatattttaaaaatttggctTATTACAAGAAATTTTATCACTATATTAATGAATTTATGGCAACCCgtgagaaaatttattaaaacggccacgttactttagaaatattatatcccaaacagtgatttgttattgaataaaatcatggTTTGGAGCTTAGATGCAAAGACATTGCGCCCTCGTGTGATATAATGATAAGCACCTGTATGACAAACCTCGATTTTATTCAAAAGTGAGAAAAAATCACTGAAATATGTTATTCTGTTTCGTTGCTATGACATAATAAGTGTGACGTACAAACAGTGATTTCGTGCACAATAAtacacagttttaatgtttttttaataGGTAAATAAATTGGGTTGTGTTAGAgaatgattttaaattaaaacgtttgacatgttagataattccaaataatgtgtaaaaagatcagcttgaaatgtgcaaatttcttacattttgggtaaatatcTCAAAGACAAAACACATAATTCACCACTTTTCATATCATATACTTCTTTATAAATGGTAGAAATTCCATTAAAATCgactttacagaaaaaaatctttcgcGAAAATGTTACCACAATTGCGATTTTCCCAAAGACTtccattttaaaatagaaaaaggtcgctcaacacgacaaaaatgttgcaggctcggtttgatttagcctgttcatggactgtagtggaaatgcatgctacagaaatatttgaaaaaatctgTTTAACAGAGACATCTTCATGAACAAGACTAATAAGTAAGAATATTAAAAGGTTAGAGTTTCTCGGAATACAGAGCACCCAAAACATCATACACATTAACATTTATCAACACAGGCATTTCATTTTCTGTTGAGTAACAAAACGGAAATGCGGTCATGAACGGGAAGATATTCATGTTCTAATAGGGGAGTAACACCACACCGAAACTTACTAACTTCTGATCAATGGGAAGGAGGGAGAACATGTTTGTGCAAAAGTCTGTTTAGAATGCACAATCAGTTCTGAGCTTCATGCGTCCACATCCACCAGCACTGTTATAATACTTACACATGCGATTTCTTTCCTTTATTTGGCATTCTGGCCATAATTGGCCTTTACTATATCATATCTTCATTTCAGCCCAACGAGCTTAGCCTAGTAACCATACACAATTAACAATGAACGTTTGTTTCACTAAAACAAGTTTTACCATGAACTTCTTGCTTTGATATCTGCTTATATTATCATTAACTGTTACAAATGCGTGATCTGAAGACAGAAACGGTTTCAAATGTCGGTCAATAGAGGGATCCCTCTCCAATTCCCCTGCTGCCGCAACATAAGATGTGTATATTCCAACACCCAAAGAAACTCCCATGCCCCGATTACGCACTGCATCGATACAGACAAATGCTCTAGGACCTATAACTAATGATAATTGGCCGAACAATGCAGTCATATAACTGATAAAGTACATCATATGGAACTCCTCCTACCAAATTACATTTAGCAATTAGTATACCGAGAGCTCGACTGTATTTTTCTAAGTTTCCGGCGAAAATCTAATCATTGGCAATGAAATACTCTAAAACTATTAACTGCCCGACAAGTTTATATTACCACTTGTCTTTAAAAGTACTGTGCAATTGTAAATGGCACAGGTGACAAACCAGACTTTGAACCCGCATAAAGAcagtttctattccccgttaagttacaatggaactggaaacgtcaatatatttccatacactgacgcctgaatttcatatcctTGGCGTGACGTTATTTTACGTAAGTCGTTGCATTAATACCTTTATTTAactcagtattgtcaatcttattcaggctgttgaacaaattcataatatatacattacagttatacatgtagatacgtatgtaataataAGGTTGTTATCTTTGCACTCCTtttttagcggaagaatattgcgctcctaaagtcgcgcaatatttccgctgcagaattcttgcatatttcctgatacaaagctaatagCCGATAAATATTTGCCGCCATAAAAGACATCCACAGTGACATTAAAACACATCATGGAATATTGGCTTACTGTTACACTCAGTAGATCTTTATAGAACTACAGCCATACACATAAAAGTGCAATGACTTCcgttgaaaaataatattttaaataaggtTTATCTTGAAAAAAGGCTACGGGGCCAAAACGTCGACATTATCTGGTGTTGATTTTTTAGTATTATATAACTTCCATGGGAAATACATGTGTCGTCGTACGCTATTACAATGTATGTGCATCGAACTGTTTGATACATTATTTAATATACTGGactgaaatagtgaaatattgTTACTGTTTCCGCTCATCGCAAGGTAGATATCATATAGAGACGTATTATAATCGTTTCTTTTTTCAGATATGAACTTACGGGGGCGTTGAAAGAAGTGTCGAATGAGATATACCTATAACTATTAGAACTTTCTTTATCATACatacataatgataatattatatttgtttaaaatctatTTCAGCGTACAAGGTGATTGAAGAGAAAATGTACTGGGATGAGGGACAGGTATTTTTGTCTCTTTCTTACTCTCTTCTCTTCTGTTTAAAATCAATTAAGATAGTAGCAGCCATGATAGATATGATCGGTATTGCAGTTACAAAATCATTCGTAAGACATTTCGCGACATTGTCATATTTCAGTTGTCATAATTGTTTTTACGAGCCTTAACGGGAAATGAAAAAGTCGGTTACTGACTTGTATATTACACCTGAATTCTTCATACTCGTATCTTATAGTGAATAAATATTAATTGCTGGTCTACTGTAGAGGATAATATAATAGGTTAAGGCGAGATTGTTCAAGCTGTTCACTGAAATGTTTAGCTTTCTAAAAGCAGACATTACTAGTAGTTTGGAAAGATAACTTTTTACCATTTTATGCAATAACCACTGGAACCTGactaaaaagtaaattttatgcAATTCTACATGATATACCTTACCTATGTATACTACGAGAACCATGTTACCAAGTGGGAAAATGTACTGCCCATTTCAATCGTGTTTTTCTCGCCTAAAACTTGCCTGGTGCAAGTAGTCATGACGCCTTAATTGATACTTGTTTAATTAAAAGAAGGCAGACATTTTTCGAATACTTTTCCTGAAAAAGCTTCTTATTTTACAAGCCTTTACGGTGGATGATGAATCCTTTATCAGTTTGCTTATTGCAGGTAAATTCTCCATATTTGCATCTTACCATGTGATGTAACACCTGATCGTGAATGAATCTTAAACGGAGATTACCCTTTGTACGAAATAATGTAATAGTTTTAGACGAAATGGTTCACGCTGATctcttgaaattttaatttttataaaaacagtCGTAACTTATGAATGATAACGTGTTATCATTTTACAGCCATGACCACTTGCAACAgactagaaagaaaatgccacagtACATGTAATACACTACACTAGATATACTTTGAGAAACATGTTACTCAATGGGAAATTATTCTAGCCAATTCTAACCTAAAAGCCGCAGTTCGGCAAAtgggtaatttatcttccatcgtgcaccagtcacattttcTCAATGTTTATTACCTAAGAGACACTTATGTTTTCGTAATAGTGATAGTATACCTTGTGGTAGGGTATAATACgtacaatagaactttttttctgTACTGGTGACGTTGGCCGTGACGTCTTAAAAGTAATTAAGGCACACATCTATAAGCACTTCATTCTTTCATTTTACAGAAAGTATGTGAAATTCTAGGAGGACGCTTAGCAGACATAAAGACACAAGCAGAGGAAGAATTTTTAGAGAGATACGTCTTTCCCGGTTAGtggggtttttcttttttctcttctttttttcttcttcaattttctggacattttaaaattttattcctTATAATCTATCAATTACATTTGCGCAAATGGAAATGAGAGTACTGATTTCTACCGTTTTAATGCCAACATAAAAGTAGAGGCTTCCGGGGCCTAGTAGTTAAGTTCACTGACTTTGAACAACTGAACAACACAACTTAATCATGACCGCTTATGGTTCGAAAATATAATTGAGGTGCAAAAAttctttcatgtggggaagctatCTAACTGGCTTTCGGAAAGCTGCGATTCTATCTGGACGCCTGTCCGTGCTTGCAGTCTTCATCAACCATCAAATGTTTATGTCACCATATGACTATACTGTGTCGTTGTgacgctaaacccaacaaaaatgcaGCAATAGAGGTTACATGGGTGGAAATATATCTATGACGAAAGAAAATACTCATCTTCTTTTCTGCTTCACCAATTGATTTTACTACTACACTTACCAAATCGTACGTTCGACATTTCCTGACATTTATAAGACATTTTCAGCCTACAGATTACCACTCCCGGATCTATCAATCATTTGTCTTGATGAAAGTATGTATCTAGTTGGATCCATGCCAAAAGTTATTACATAACTTGTCAagatgatatatattattttattctgtAGAAGTTTTATCATCTGTAAGACATATAGAAAAATTGAATTTCTGTTAGCTGTCACTACATATTctaacaatatcaaaattcagtTGAATGGACGAGGTGTAGGTCATGTCTCAGTATGAAGTCTTCGTCGAAGTTGTTGTCGAAAACATATCCTGGACTGAATTGCAGAAAACTGTTTGCAGTGAAGAAGCTTTCTATAATGTATCActctttatatatttacaaaaatgtcgAGACaattacattttgatttaaacatatatatgtttgttttgagtgaaattgaatataatataataaaatctgtaaaaagattcttggaagcatagaatgcaacaaagcagaataatagcagtctcggtttgacCGACTCTGTCATGAGAAATAATGAAGTATGCAGCACTTCTTACTCCCTCTAGCActgacttaagcggaactctatatTACGCATCTAtagaatggactccatgatcccaaagaccagaaaatatatctaaccagaaagaaacatttttgaaatttcgcATATCGCAAATCGCTTGTGAAAATGTGGAATTTGTCTCGCTTCGtggtgaaaatatatatatgaaaaacaaacaacttttctTTCTACATATGCGATTGTGCGTTTGGGACACGCACTTCTTTTTTAATCAAATTACCTTGATCGCCAGAGGAAAGATATCGTGCGACCGAAATAAGATATCGCaagctcgaaataagatgtcgtgcgaaaATAAGATGATGTGCGCCggagataagatgtcaagcgctGCGTATACGATGTCATGTGATCGATATAAGATGTCATGCACTCGAAATAAGATCTTATGCGctggagataagatgtcaagcgctgcagataagatgtcgtgcgatcgagataagatgtctttcgctcgagataagatatcgagcgatcaaaataagatgtcgtgcgattgAAATGAGATTCCGTGccctcgagataagatatcgtacGATCGAGATGCGATTTAATGCTATCGAAATACTGTGCCGCGAACTTATCTGACTTTGATATTTCTGAAAGTGCGTGCGACTGTTACTTTCAAAATCACGTCACTATTTTTACGTAAGTGAcgtcaaagacttgaaacgcaacATAAGTATGCGCCACATTGCCGTTAACGACgataattataaattttaatcctgtgagatgtatatcgggtTAGTTGAATTTAAAAGGAACccgcttctttttgtaggaggaaaactgTGCGTGAGCTGACTAGCACTGACTGctgtccattatttaaaaaatattcaaacaatatgACAGATAGTCCTGTCGAGACagcagttaaaataattatttgatgctacgcttattttcgaaataataaaaaaatgttcgcgattttctgggacaactcTCGttatttgtatcgagaaatatgctataaAAAAGCATGACTACAATTTTCGTCAATTCTTTTTTCGTCAAGTCTTACACGAAAAATTAGAAattaatacacaatgtacaagcaGATCTGTAAACCTTTATCacttacagtgagtgatatggattatatctcacagataaaaaacagtatttcattagtttcTATTGTTTACTTGAGCAGTGATTCATAAGTTCGTCGATGAAAGAAGCTATCCCGGTATACAGATTACCATCTATATGCAGGTTTAGGTATCTCAGTTCCGGTATaaatgtttttgtatgttttctttcAGGATATAGTCGTAACTTTTGGCTAGGTGCAACAGACTTTAAAAACCTAGGAACGTATCTCTGGCTAGACGGAACCAAAGTTTCTGATTTTTACGTCAACTGGTCGCCAAGACAGCCCAATAGAGAAGAAGAGCATTGTGTTATCGCTTCGAATTTAGACGGTTGGGGATGGCGTGATACGGATTGTCAGAGCAAGCAGTTCAGTTTATgtgaattttaatgaaaacaatgtacacatatatattgtatttgtaatattaaagtTTGTCCATTTAGCTAAAATGTCTTTTACCGTGGTTCAAAGTAGTCATCAAATATATATACACGCTTCCCTGTTTAAACCTAACAAGGTTTGCATTGCTCATGGTCAAAAATCGAAAGATTCAAATGTAGCAGAAGAAAGATCATTATGATAGACTCTATTCTATAAACCGCTTTATAGAGTTTAGTGACATAATGCCATTTTAATTTACGAAGTCGGACttccttttgaaaaattaaatgacTGACATACCCATCTATGATACTTGATGATTTTGTATTGTGTAATTTGcttaaaattggatttttttcggcgttagctgaataacatggattttgacctacattatgtagtaatcgggacacggaacaggtgcgcgctgagaagataaGCCATTTATTAAGTCTgaaatgacattgattatcagaaggcacatattaaatggaacatattttgtagttttgtaaccctaaactaaaatgatatattctaatttaaagtttttagtgatttatcaccgctagagaaatcgaaagtaaacttcttcccccgttgcgtacctcgcttatggatgaatgagttgaagctggttgtaactgtagagtcagtgtacctggtgtcggactgtacgcggtttcgcactcacggcaaattcatgttcttcgtgaaaataaagcagaaaatttaacaattctttgttatcatttcacgaaactgagttattccctacataatttgacaccagggggTCTTTCCCCACTATagcctcgctctggcaagtgcagacaaaaacaataacaacaccaatggaggccagtagggcagctgaaaaaatttaattttcatgaaaataatgactatgcaaacaacaacaatgtgcaaataaaatttaaaaatcactattccatcacatattatgtaagtatttacctattactttacccaaattaaaaagatttcaacatttattgaaggtatcccaatctgcaaatgtttgatttaagttctttcttttttaactgaaaacttaatcaagtaattaggGTTATGGGGTCActactagtgatttaaaagctagggttttattttcatgtcaactgctttagccttttccagtccaactaattgtacgctggtcgacatattgtgctagtgggttacttatgggggattctgacccaacacgaaattatttcagaatcagcccaggacgtcaaaacatttcactgaaaggatacctatttatcatttaaatttgctgcttagttgaaatttttgcaaatgaataatgtgttcgtatatgcatatccaaatattttctgtctgtacattctgtttaattctgaatttttcatgcaacaaacattattacctctacgccgtttgtctttttaaagacatttcttgtttatacTGTTATAGATGTTTTGTAAATGACTTGTTCCTCTTGGAGGAAAAAAGTCAAGgtcttttttttagtaaatatcaTTCGTGGCTATTTACTGAGATTTTAGAGTCCTCGGTGGAACGTTTCAGAATGAATGCATATATTAGAAGTGATGAATGATAGATTTCGCTTTATTGAAATACATTTGCAAGACTTTTAGAAAATGGA is a genomic window of Mercenaria mercenaria strain notata chromosome 18, MADL_Memer_1, whole genome shotgun sequence containing:
- the LOC128550821 gene encoding C-type lectin lectoxin-Lio2-like, producing MRYLDRIIDSRCVLDNFLSWRTKQNQNFMTGRAVIPCLAGPKSVPVLSRRITYKVIEEKMYWDEGQKVCEILGGRLADIKTQAEEEFLERYVFPGYSRNFWLGATDFKNLGTYLWLDGTKVSDFYVNWSPRQPNREEEHCVIASNLDGWGWRDTDCQSKQFSLCEF